In the Sphingobacterium sp. PCS056 genome, CAATTAGACCGCGGTAGAATCATGCAAGTACTCGTCAATCTGATCAACAATAGTATGAAATTTACCCCCCCTCATGGAGCTGTTCATATCGGCTACCTCATAGGCGACGAATTTTTTGAGTTTTATGTCAAGGACAATGGGATCGGTATTCCCAAACATCTTCAGAAATCGATCTTCAACCGTTTCTTTAAGATCAATGAAGCGGCCAAAGGTACCGGGCTTGGACTGTCTATTTGCAAAGCAATCGTTGAGCAGATGCATGGTGAGATCACGGTTGAATCCGAAGAAGGTCAGGGAACCACCTTCCGTATCAAATTACCCCTTCATAATTCTGATTTATAAAGCTGATACTGATTTATGACCAACCATTCAATACCGAAACCGCTTCGCATCCGTGCATCATTGGGTAAAGTCGCTGCTGTTTTATTGATGGTGGTCACCTCCCTGTCTTTTCTGGCGTTATATGTCTCGCCGGAGACTTGCGTGTTTTTTCAATGGATCGGTGTTGTTTTACCGATGTTGCTTTTTTGCAATTTGTTTGTCTTAGTTATTGCCTGGTACAAAAGGAGTTGGTATAGTATTTGTCCCATAATTGCGATACTGGCCAATTTTCATTATTATCCGCATAAATTTCAGATGCATAAGCCGGAGGAGGATTATCAGGCCGAGATTAAGTTTGCGACATACAATGTCCATGAGTTTAAAATGATCTATAATTTATCTTCTATGGAACAGATCGCAGCCTATTTTTCGGACAACCAAGTCAATACGATTTGCTTGCAGGAGGTCCCTTCAGATTGCACAGAGGCAGATCTCAAGCAGATCTTTACAAATATGCCTTATGTGATCACAACAGGGGGGCTAGGTTCACACTTTCAATTGGCTATTCTCAGCAAATATCCCTTAGATTCTATTGCTACGGTTTCCTTTCCCGAACGTCCAAATTGTGCCCTATTGGCCGATATAAAGGTTAATAATGAAAAGATTCGTATTGGCAACTTTCATTTACAGACGACCAACTGGAACCAGGTCAAAGGGACACTCCTCTACCAGGAAGATACACGTCATAGCTGGACTGATGCCCTGGGTACAATCTCTAATAATTTCAAATTCAGAGGTCGACAAGTGGATTCCCTCAGGCGTATATTGGATCGCTCGCCCTATCCGTTGGTCGTGAGCGGAGATTTTAACAATACCCCCGTTTCCTACGGTTACAAAACGATCAAAGGGGATTTGGAAGATGCGTATCTTGAGGCCGGCAATGGCTATGGCTATACTTACCGTTATTTTATGAAGCTGTACCGCATAGATTTTGTTTTGTATTCGGGAATAAGACTGAGAGCGAAAAATTATCGAACCGGCGATATTGATTTTAGTGATCACTCCCCTGTATTGGTCGATATGGCCATAAATTGATCTTAGATGTAACAACTTTGGACAAAATCACGTTTATACTCTTAAAAACTTCGTTATTTTAAAAAAAATATTTTAATTTAATAGTAGCGAATTTTTTGATTTTAAATTATATTTACAAATAATGTTATGGATGTATTCCAATTATTGTGTAAGCTGCAAATGACTTATGGAAATTGATTTTTCACTTTATAATATCCTCATCGTCGAGGATTCAGATGTCAACCTCTACCTATTGAAGGGTATTCTTGAAAAGGAATCATTCAATGTGTTTTCAGCTTCAGATGCTGTTTCTGCGCTGGAGCATCTTCGCACAGAAACAATCGACCTGATTTTAATGGATGTCATGCTCGGTGAGATCAATGGCTATGAGCTCACCAAACAGTTGAAGTCGATCGCAGCCTATCAGTTTATTCCTGTTATATTTATCACAAACCTAAGCAGTCCCGAAGATATTGTACAAGGCTTTGATAGCGGTGGTGTCGATTATGTCACCAAGCCTTTTAATAAAATGGAGCTTCTGCAGCGCATCAAACATCAGATCCGCATTATCGCCTCCAATCATACCATTAGCCGACAGACGGCAGAGCTCAAAGAAGCTATTCTCAATCGTGACCGCATGTATGCGATCTTGGCACATGATCTGCGCAGCCCCATTTCCTCCCTCAAAATGATCCTCAATATCCTCACGATGCAGACCGAAACACAAGATAATGGCTATGCCGCGATGGTCCATACCGGAAATGATATTGCCGAACAGCTTTTTAGTGTACTGGACAATTTGCTCAAGTGGACCAAATCCAGTCTTGGTATGCTGAGTTATATTCCTCAAAAACTGAATCTGAATGAGCTCATTTTAGGAGTTGTGGAGACCTTATCGCCCACAGCGAAATTGAAGAATATCAAACTCGACATCGATCTGCAGTCCGGATTAGAGATCTTTTTTGATGTGGACATCATGAAAAGTATCTTACGCAATCTGTTGATCAATGCGGTCAAATTTAGTCATAGCGACTCTTCGGTTACAGTCAATCTATATCGGGAAGAAGAATGGGCAGTGGTCGAGATCATCGATACTGGGGTGGGCATGAGCCCTGAGATTCAGGAACAATTACGTAACCAGGTTTCGCGAGAGGGGTCGGTCACTCCGATGCATGATCAAGGGAAGGGCCTTGGACTGTGGGTTGTCTACCATTTTATTCACCGTCATGGAGGAAAGTTCTTTTTCGAATCCGAGGAATACCACGGATCCCGTTTTGGATTTAAGGTCAAGTTGGTTGCTCATGAGCAACCAACGATATAAAAACAACTTTTTATAGCCAAAATGCACCATATCCGTTGGATGGATACCGTGCATTTTTATTTAAGATAGAGATTTAAAATAAGCAATCGTCTTTTTAAGACCTTCCTCCAACTGGATCTTGGGCTCCCAATTTAATTTGGATTTTGCCAGGTCGATATCCGGTTTTCGTTGTTTCGGATCATCAGAAGGTAAAGGCTGGAAGATGATTTTTGACTTGGATCCGGTCAGTTCGATCACTTTCTCCGCAAGCTCACGGATACTAAATTCATTTGGATTGCCCATATTGATCGGACCGATCGTATCGCTCGTACTTCCCATCATTTTGATCATCCCTTCCACCAGATCATCCACATATTGAAAACTTCGGGTCTGTGAGCCATCTCCATAGAGTGTGATATCTTGGTTGTTCAAGGCCTGAATGATGAAATTAGATACCACGCGCCCATCATTCGGATGCATGTTGGGTCCATAGGTATTGAATATCCGGATGATTTTGATCTTGACATGATTCATGCGGTGATAGTCCATAAACAGCGTTTCGGCACATCTCTTTCCTTCATCGTAACAGGAACGGATACCGATGGGGTTGACATTTCCCCAGTACGATTCTGTTTGCGGATGCACGATCGGGTCACCATAGACCTCACTGGTAGAAGCTTGCAATATTTTGATGTTTAACCGTTTTGCCAATCCCAACATATTGATTGCACCCATTACCGAAGTTTTCACGGTTTTGATTGCATTAAATTGATAATGTATAGGTGAGGCAGGGCAGGCCAGATTATAGATTTCATCTACCTCGATAAAGTAAGGCATCGTGACATCATGTCGGATGGCCTCAAAGTATGGATTTGATAATAGTGGCGCTATATTCTCTTTAGACCCGGTAAAATAGTTATCCAAAGAAATGACCTCATTGCCCTCATCGAGCAATCTTTTGCACAAGTGCGAGCCAATAAAACCAGCTCCGCCCGTTATCAATATTCTTTTTTTCATGTATATTCTTTTATAAGAAGTTGAACATTACGAAGATATAGATATCGCAGTTGTCAGACAAATTTATTCCGCTTCGTATTGAAATTTAGTAAATAATTCACTAATTTCGATACATGCACGTATCTACGGTAACCGCCTTATATTTTGAGAGTTAAAAATGGTTGCCGATGATGTTGTTTTAGTATACTTAGATGAGAGAAATTAAGAGAATAGCCTGTGTTGGAGCAGGGTATGTAGGTGGTCCGACCATGTCGGTTATTGCTCAAAAAAATCCAAATATTACCATCACTGTTGTTGATTTAAATCAGGCCCGTATCGATGCTTGGAATGACCCCGATCTAAACAATCTTCCTATATATGAGCCCGGTCTGGATGCAGTGGTCGCTGAGGCCAGAGGGCGCAATCTTTTTTTCTCGACCGATGTCGATAAAGCGATTGAAGAGGCCGACATGATCTTTATTTCGGTCAATACCCCAACCAAGACCTATGGCAAGGGCAAGGGACAAGCAGCCGATTTAAAATATATTGAACTATGTGCCCGTCAGATTGCGCGAGTCGCCAAAGACGATAAGATTGTCGTCGAAAAATCCACCCTGCCCGTCCGCACAGCAGCAGCTCTCAAGAGTATCTTGGACAATACCGGAAATGGTGTTAATTTCCATATTCTTTCCAATCCCGAGTTTTTAGCAGAAGGTACGGCTGTACCCGACCTGCACAGCCCAGATCGGGTATTGATCGGTGGAGAAGATCAGGAAGCTATTCAAGCTCTGGTGCAGATTTACGAAGCTTGGGTGCCCAGAGATCGCATATTGACCACCAATCTATGGTCTTCCGAATTGTCAAAACTCGTAGCAAATGCTTTCTTGGCACAGCGCGTATCTTCGATCAATGCCATTTCCGAGCTGTGCGAAGTGACAGGAGCCAATGTAGATGAAGTGTCACGTGCCATCGGTTATGATTCGCGTATCGGATCCAAATTTTTAAAAGCATCCGTTGGATTTGGAGGGTCATGCTTCCAAAAAGATATTCTCAACCTGGTTTACATCGCCCGCACCTATAATCTCACCGCTGTAGCAGATTATTGGGAACAAGTGATTCTGTTAAACGATCACCAGAAAGACCGATTTGCGCAAAAGATCATCCAGACCATGTACAATACGGTCAATGGTAAGCAGATTGCATTCTTAGGCTGGGCGTTTAAAAAAGATACCAATGATACCCGCGAATCGGCAGCGATTTATGTCGCCGATCACCTCTTGGATGAAGAAGCCGAGATCGTGGTGTACGATCCCAAGGTTTCGGCCGAGCAGATCTATCGCGATCTGGATTACCTCGGTACGCGTTCTCCGGCAGAAAACCGCCGTTTATTGACGGTTGTAAACGAGCCTCATCAAGCCCTGACAGGAGCACATGCGGTAGCGATATTGACCGAGTGGGATGAGTTTAAACAATACGATTGGGCACAGATAAAAGAAGGAATGAAAAAACCAGCTTTTGTATTTGATGGCCGCAAGATTTTAGATAGAAAGCAGCTCGAAAGATTCGGTTTTCAGTACTATGCTATTGGCGAGTAGCAGTACGCAAGTTGTTTAGGATCCTGTCCTAAACAACTTTCAATTTTCCAGCATATGCTGATGTTCGATCGCCCAGGTCAATAGCGCATTATTTTCCTCCTCCAGAGAAAGCTTCCTGCAGATGCGGTGACGTGTGTTTTTGATGGTATATGGACTTAAGCACAGTTTATCTGCGATATGTTTGGTGGTGTAGCGATTGGCGATGAGTTTGAGTACCTGTATTTCGGCAGAAGTCAGTTCGGACAGATTAGGGCTTATTTTTCGGTTTCTCTTATCCTGAGCGATACGTTGTATAGCGATATGGGTTCCAGCATATAGCCGACTTTCATTCAATGGTTTTATAATATAGTTTTCAGCATTGACCGCGATGGTCCGATCGATGCAGTGTTTCGAGTCATAAGAAGTGATGAAGATCAGCGAGAATTGCTTTTCAGCCTTATATTTCACCATCAGGTCGATCCCGTCGCAATCATCCTGCAGCTGAATATCGCAAAGCACCAGATCCGGCTGCTGCTCCCGCATGTAGTTGTCCACCTCTTCCACAGAAAGCGCGATATTGATCTCGATATTTTGGTAGAAGGCATAAAAATGTTGCTCGATAAAACGGGCAATGATCATTTCATCTTCAATAATTAAGATCTTTATTTCCATAGTCCTTTTTTAAATTCAAAGTGATAGTGATACCCATTTTTAGGGTTGATGCTGATCTCACCCTTGATCTGGCGGGCAAGATCCCTGATCAGCGCTATACCTAAGGACGAGTCTGCGACCAAGGTATCCGAACCTACGCCATTGTCCCAAAATACGATCGACAATTTGTCCGTTGACTGTGTGATCTCCAGCGTGATTGTAGGAGACTCCTCCCGTTCAGTCGGAAAGGCATACTTGTAAGCATTGGTCAGCAGCTCCGTGATGATCAGTCCCAGTGAAGTTGATATATGGGTCGGGATCCAATAGTCGAGCACACAGTACAGATCGATCGCTATCCTCTGTTTGGGATCATACAGCATCTGCAGGTAGCTGATGGTTTCCATCACCAATTGATCCAGTTTCAATTTATTGCCCTTGTTGTGTACCAGGAGCTGATTGACCAGCATCATGGTATGGATCCGGCTTTGCATCTCCTGAATAGCAGGATTGCTGGTCACGCTATTTTTATCCCCTTTTTGATATAGGCTGCCCAGACTGTACAGCAGTTGTAGATTATTTTTGACCCGGTGGTTGAGCTCATCGATCAAGGTTTCGATATATGTATTCTTTTCCAAGAGCTCCGATTGCTGCTTACTTAAAGCTGTATTGGCCATGTGGAGTTCAGCGGTGCGTTCTTCCACACGAATCTCTATCGATTTATGGTATTCCAGTTCCTGCTTACGGATGCGCAGTCGGATTGCAATCAGAAAGATAATCGTGATGCTCAGTACAAAAAGCTGGATCACGGCAGGGATATAGAGGAGTGATTTTTCATCCATTTTGATCAGCAAGATCACAATGAGCCCGATCCCTAATGAAAAACAGGTTGTGCCATAGGCAAGGAATCGCTGTGGTTCATCCACCTTTTTCCAGAGATATATAAATAGAGTCGACAGATACACAATATGTATCGCACCCAAAATAAAATTAATACGGTTGGAAAGATAGTAATTTGACGTGGTATAGCAGTAGATAAAGCTGAAAACAGCAAAAGAAACCACCAATAAGCAGATGATGAGTGCCAGTTTATAAAACAGCGGGCTCAATTTTTTCAGATTTAGAAAATCCAGGAGCAGCAGATAGAAACTGATGGTTCCGAGCCGATAGAACAGCGGACCTATGGTCCATCCCATGCGCGGGTTTTCAGCAAAAAACAAGTCTATAAAGTCTTTCTGCAAGGCAAAACTATACATGCCCACAGCCATTAAAAAGGTAAAGATCCAGATATATGGTCGGTAGCGTGACACGATCCATGCCAGTGCAATATACAGGAGCAGTACGATGATCGCGCCTTCTAAGAAAGCGTAGATATTGGATTCTTTTTGCTGCCTTTTGAGATAAGCCAGCTGATCTTCGATATAGAAATCCAGCTGGGGGCTATAGCCTTTGATATGATGGATTTTCAACAGGCAGGTGTAGGTTTTGGTGACATCTAGTTCCAGTGTGAAATGATTGCGATCATCACCAGGACTGATCTCCTTGAGAGGTCTGAACAGTCCCGCTTTTCGGCTATCGATCGCGACACTGCTGCGGTCGTCGATCAGGGTCAGGTCCACATAGGTCAGGTTGTTAAAAGAAAGAACATAAGTTTTCTTTTTATAGTCTTTACTGGCCGGGATATGGATGCGGAGCCAATAGATACCTTTCGCATCAAAATCATCCTGCTTGATTTTAGGGTTTTTGAAAATGGATTTATTATGGTAGTAAAACAGCGGACTGTCTTCGTTCAGCTGCTCCTGGGCAATGAGTACCGTTGGAATTTCATTTGTGCGCTGTATTGCTGCAGACCCTTTTAAAGATACTACAAGTAAAAAAAACAGCAAAAAAGGGGCAACGAGGTCAGGTTTCATTTGTCCCTACAAATGTGCATTATTTACCTGAATATTGAGGTTTATTACTGTGATTTTTTTTAAACTAAAGTTAAAAGAGACCCCAGGGTCTCTGTTATAACACCAATATTCACCCTACTTTTGATAGAAATTAGGAACTGTTTCATATTAAGTCTTTTAGATGTTTGGCAAAAGAACGTCAAAGTGGTCTATTATTTTTTATGAACAGCCTGATATGTTATTATTTGAGTGCGCTCACAATCGTACAAAGATTTTGTTTTATTGTTTAACATATACGAGGTATGATGATTTATGTTGTTATTTTAGTTTCCCTTGCTGCCTGTCTGCTATACTATATATATCAGGGCAAGTACAGGCGTTCACAGTTTGAAGAGCACGTTATATTAAGTGCTCAGTACCGTATCCAAGATCACGCAGGTCAGTATAGCGGCAATCTCAAAAGTCGTTACGGATCCCTTATTTTCAATGCATCCCGCAAGGATGAGCAGCTCAGGGCCGTTGTGATTAGAAAAGTTAAGATATATTATAGAGGCGTATCGGTCAAATTAAATCAGTCCGCCATTATCCCCTTTGTAGAAAATAAAGATCAAGGATTAGCGATTTCGGTCCGTTTTCGAATCACTTCAGATCGGCAGAGCGTCGATCTTTTAGGTTGTCAAGTGTTGTTGTCTGGTGTATTAAACCTGAAGGGCGGCGACCGGGTTCCTTTCAAAATGAGCATGCCCATCGAAAATGTCTATCAGCACGAAGAAGAAGTCCATATCCAGCAGTTGGATCTACCGATATTCCATTAACCTAGTTTGTTTCCAAATTATGATTTAGTTGCTTAGTGCCTTGCTTGTCAAGGCACTATTTTTATGTTTCAACAACAGATCCACATCGCGATATCTGGAGCATTAAAAGATGAATCCATGCTGATGATTTAATATTAAATAATGATTTGCTTCATGTTCAGCAGCTATATTTGTGATCTGAGGTACTGCAGTATTTCATCATCTTAACAGAAACAGTTTTTAGTTGAAGTGAAAAGTTTATGAAAACAATTTGATTCGATACGATGTTAAACTTCACGACGTTAATAATATAGGTGATTGCAATACAAAGTAGCCGTTCACCCGTTACTTGGTCACTACGTTACTTGTTCACTGCGTCACCATTTTACTTTTTAATCCTTAAACCACTATGCTATTTATCCCATTGATCGCCCTATTGTTAATAGGCATTTATTATTTCTGGAACGCAAAGCAAATGAAAAACCAATTGGCCCAGCATGGCGCTATGTCCGTGAGCTATCTTTTTCAAGAACATCCGGGACAGTACAGTGGCGACCGGACGGTGAAGAGTGGGGTGATTGTGATCCATACCTCCAGTCACAATCAAAAATTAAAGCATGCTACATTAAAACGTGTTTCTGTCAAACATCCCGATCTACATATCCAGCTTGATCAATCGCTTTCACTTCCATTTCATTCTGAATTATTGCCCAAGCCCGAAGTCTCTATCCGTTACAAGTTGACCAATAAAGCATTGAGCAAGCTCGACTTGACCGGAGTTCCGACTTGTATTTCTGGTAAACTTCACTTTGAAGGCGGAAAGACCAGGCCTTTTCAGGTTATGGTACCCATTTCTGGTTTGTACCATCAGCAGAGCAATCATTAGAGCGGTTGTCATCGTCCAGGCTAACTATTGTAGTCGGTTTTACTCATCTCGCTTTATTGTTTGTTCATAAAATCTTATTACTTTTGATGCTATTCCCTTAATTACAGTTAGGGGGTTTTAAGCTGTTAAGAAATATTTGCACATCATGATGACTAAAACGATCATTATTACAGGTGGAGCGGGTTTTATAGGTTCGCATGTAGTCCGCACTTTTGTACATAAATATCCAGATTACCATATTGTCAATTTAGATGCATTGACCTATGCCGGCAATCTTGAAAATTTACGGGATATCGAAGATAGACCCAATTACACGTTTGTTAAGGAAGATATTACCGACGCTGCGGCCATGTTTCGTATTTTCACCACATTTCAACCTGATGGTGTGATCCATCTGGCAGCAGAGTCTCATGTCGATCGCTCCATTGCAGATCCTTCCGCATTTGTGATGACCAATGTTATTGGTACGGTCAATTTACTAAATGCTGCCCGTGAAACCTGGAAAGATAACTTCGCAGGAAAACGTTTTCATCATGTTTCTACCGATGAGGTATTTGGTGCATTAGGAGCAGAAGGATTATTCACAGAGAAAACCGCTTACGATCCACATTCCCCTTATTCAGCCTCCAAAGCCAGTTCCGATCATTTTGTTCGGGCATACCATGATACTTATGGCTTACCGATGGTACTGACCAATTGCTCCAACAATTATGGACCCAATCATTTCCCGGAGAAACTGATTCCGCTATGTATTCACAATATCTTAAACCATCAACCCTTACCGATCTATGGCGATGGTCAGTACACCCGCGATTGGTTATTTGTGATCGATCATGCAACCGCTATTGATATCGTTTTTCATGAAGGAAAGAATGGCGACTCGTACAATGTTGGCGGATTTAACGAATGGCAGAATATCGATTTGGTCAAAGAACTGTGTAAGCAGGTAGATGAAAAATTAGGTCGACCAGTAGGAACTGCGGAGCAATTGATCACTTTTGTGAAAGATCGTCCTGGTCACGATTTACGTTACGCCATCGATGCCACCAAGATCAATCAAGAATTAGGCTGGTATCCTTCCGTCACTTTCGAACAAGGGCTATCCAAAACCATCGACTGGTTTTTAAATAATCAAGAGTGGCTGGACAATGTCACCTCAGGAGATTATCAGAAATATTACGATCAGCAGTATAAAGGTTAGATAGTAAATACGTGACCGAGTAACAAGTAAAGAAGTAACAAGTAACGAAGTAACAAGTAAAGAAGTGACGAGTACTAGGTCACTAAAAATAACAACGTTACTAGTTAACTAGCGTTACTATGTCACTAAAAAAACAAACAATGAAATTCCAAGAAACAAAATTAAAAGGCTGCTTTATTTTAGAGCCCACTATAATTGAAGATGAAAGAGGATACTTTTTCGAAGCCTTCAATGACCGAAAGTTTGAGCAGATTGTAGGCGCTAAACCCCCATTTGTACAAGATAACCAATCCCAATCCCAGTATGGCGTAGTCCGTGGATTGCATATGCAAGCAGGTGAATATGGGCAAGCGAAGTTGGTGCGTGTACTCGAAGGAAAAGTATTGGATGTTGCGGTAGACGTGCGTCCCGGATCGGACACTTATGGCCAATCTGTCGCAGTAGAATTGTCCGCAGAGAATAAGAGACAACTGTATGTTCCACGTGGATTTTTACACGGATTTTCGGTCTTATCCGATAGTGCAGTGGTGTTTTACAAATGTGATAATTATTATCATCAAGTAGCAGAAGACGGTGTTCATCCGTTAGATACAACAATAGGTATTGATTGGCAAGTTCCAAGGGAAGATATGATCCTTTCCCAAAAAGATGAACAAGCACAATCCTTTACAGCATTTAAAAATAAAAATGGAATCGGTTAATCAAAAGCAACGGATCGTTATTACAGGCGCATCAGGACAGCTGGGGCAGGAATTAAAAGTGCTGTTGGAACATGATGCCGAAAAAGAATGTTTCTTTTTAGATCGCAAGCAGCTTCCGCTGGATCAGACCTTTATTATTCAAGATATTCTGGGGATGTATCAGCCCGATGTGATTATCCATGCTGGAGCATATACCGCTGTCGATCAGGCCGAATCCGAACCCGATCTTGCTGATCAGGTCAATCACCTGGCTTCGGAAGAGATTGCGCAGTATTGTCATGTACATGGCACCAAGTTGATCGCCATTTCAACCGATTATGTATTCGATGGAAATAGCCGTATGGCGCTAACAGAAGACGCACCCGTGCATCCCATCAATGTATATGGACAGACCAAGTTACAAGGAGAGCAGGCGATTCAGAAATGGTGCCCCGAAGCGATTATTATCCGTACCTCATGGGTGTACTCCACTTTTGGAAAAAACTTTGTTAAGACGATGTTACGTCTGCTATCCGAGCGTGATTCGATATCTGTGATCAACGATCAGATCGGTTCACCGACCTCAGCAGCAGATCTAGCAAAAGCGATCGTCCATATTGTTGATGGAGAAAGTTGGCAAGGTGGGGTTTATCATTATAGCAATGAAGGCGAGATCAGCTGGTATGATTTTGCTGTTGCCATTCGCGATCTCAAAGGACTCGAGTGTGAAATCAATGCAATTCCCACGACAGCCTATCCCACACCTGCAAAGCGACCCAATTATTCGTTGTTAAATAAAACAAAGATTAAAGCGACATTTGGAGTAGAAGTGCCATTTTGGAAAGACAGCCTTGTGAAATGTTTGAGTGACGAAGCGATTAATTAACAGGTGATTAAGTAACAAGTAACAAGTAACAAAGTAACAAGTAACAAAGTAACAAGTAACAAAGTAACAAGTAACAAAGTAACAAGTAACAAAGTAACAAGTAACAAAGTAACAAGTAACAAAGTAACAAGTAACATTGCACAAATTAAAAGGATAAGAAATGAGGAGTCATAAAGATTTAATTGTATATCAGCGTTCTCTTTTATATGTTAAAACTATATATGACCTATCTCAATGTTTTCCAGAGGTTGAAAAATTTGGTTTGACCAGTCAAATTCGAAGAGCTGCCGTTTCAGTTCCAAGTAATATTGCAGAAGGAGCAGCCAGAAGATCTGCTAAAGAATTTCTTCAATTCTTATATATTGCATTAGGTTCACTGAGTGAAATTGAAACCCAAATTGAAATAGCTAAATTATTAGATTATTCCGTTGATATCGATTCTATTTTAGAAGAAAATATACAACTGAGAAGAATGTTGTTGAAGTTAATAGAAAATATTAAAAATAAAATATACTAATGTCACTACGTCACTACTTGACTAGTCACTATGTTACTAAGAGAAACTACGTCACTAATTATTACGTCACTAAAAAAGACTGCGTTACTACTTTACTAGTCACTACGTCACTAATTATTACGTCACTAAAAAAGACTGCGTTACTACTTTACTAGTCACTACGTCACTAATTATTACGTCACTAAAAAAGACTGCGTTACTACTTTACTAGTCACTACGTCACTAAATTTAAAAAAATGAAAGGAATTATACTAGCAGGAGGATCAGGAACACGTTTGCATCCCATGACATTGGCGGTGAGCAAGCAGTTGATGCCCGTGTACGATAAACCCATGATCTATTATCCACTATCCACCTTGATGTTAGCTGGGATCAGTGAGATCCTCATTATTTCGACACCTCAAGATCTGCCGCAGTTTAAAAGACTGTTGGGAGATGGTTCGCAGTTGGGCTGCCGATTTGAATATATCGAACAGCCTAGTCCTGATGGACTGGCGCAAGCCTTTATATTAGGAGAAGAGTTTATTGGTGATGATAAGGTGGCTTTAATCTTGGGAGATAATATTTTCTATGGTTCGGGTATGTCTAAGCACTTACAGTCCTGTGTAGATATTGAGGGCGGGATGGTGTTTGCTTATCAGGTCAACGATCCCGAGCGCTATGGCGT is a window encoding:
- a CDS encoding hybrid sensor histidine kinase/response regulator is translated as MEIDFSLYNILIVEDSDVNLYLLKGILEKESFNVFSASDAVSALEHLRTETIDLILMDVMLGEINGYELTKQLKSIAAYQFIPVIFITNLSSPEDIVQGFDSGGVDYVTKPFNKMELLQRIKHQIRIIASNHTISRQTAELKEAILNRDRMYAILAHDLRSPISSLKMILNILTMQTETQDNGYAAMVHTGNDIAEQLFSVLDNLLKWTKSSLGMLSYIPQKLNLNELILGVVETLSPTAKLKNIKLDIDLQSGLEIFFDVDIMKSILRNLLINAVKFSHSDSSVTVNLYREEEWAVVEIIDTGVGMSPEIQEQLRNQVSREGSVTPMHDQGKGLGLWVVYHFIHRHGGKFFFESEEYHGSRFGFKVKLVAHEQPTI
- a CDS encoding 7TM diverse intracellular signaling domain-containing protein; this encodes MKPDLVAPFLLFFLLVVSLKGSAAIQRTNEIPTVLIAQEQLNEDSPLFYYHNKSIFKNPKIKQDDFDAKGIYWLRIHIPASKDYKKKTYVLSFNNLTYVDLTLIDDRSSVAIDSRKAGLFRPLKEISPGDDRNHFTLELDVTKTYTCLLKIHHIKGYSPQLDFYIEDQLAYLKRQQKESNIYAFLEGAIIVLLLYIALAWIVSRYRPYIWIFTFLMAVGMYSFALQKDFIDLFFAENPRMGWTIGPLFYRLGTISFYLLLLDFLNLKKLSPLFYKLALIICLLVVSFAVFSFIYCYTTSNYYLSNRINFILGAIHIVYLSTLFIYLWKKVDEPQRFLAYGTTCFSLGIGLIVILLIKMDEKSLLYIPAVIQLFVLSITIIFLIAIRLRIRKQELEYHKSIEIRVEERTAELHMANTALSKQQSELLEKNTYIETLIDELNHRVKNNLQLLYSLGSLYQKGDKNSVTSNPAIQEMQSRIHTMMLVNQLLVHNKGNKLKLDQLVMETISYLQMLYDPKQRIAIDLYCVLDYWIPTHISTSLGLIITELLTNAYKYAFPTEREESPTITLEITQSTDKLSIVFWDNGVGSDTLVADSSLGIALIRDLARQIKGEISINPKNGYHYHFEFKKGLWK
- a CDS encoding nucleotide sugar dehydrogenase, with product MREIKRIACVGAGYVGGPTMSVIAQKNPNITITVVDLNQARIDAWNDPDLNNLPIYEPGLDAVVAEARGRNLFFSTDVDKAIEEADMIFISVNTPTKTYGKGKGQAADLKYIELCARQIARVAKDDKIVVEKSTLPVRTAAALKSILDNTGNGVNFHILSNPEFLAEGTAVPDLHSPDRVLIGGEDQEAIQALVQIYEAWVPRDRILTTNLWSSELSKLVANAFLAQRVSSINAISELCEVTGANVDEVSRAIGYDSRIGSKFLKASVGFGGSCFQKDILNLVYIARTYNLTAVADYWEQVILLNDHQKDRFAQKIIQTMYNTVNGKQIAFLGWAFKKDTNDTRESAAIYVADHLLDEEAEIVVYDPKVSAEQIYRDLDYLGTRSPAENRRLLTVVNEPHQALTGAHAVAILTEWDEFKQYDWAQIKEGMKKPAFVFDGRKILDRKQLERFGFQYYAIGE
- a CDS encoding UDP-glucuronic acid decarboxylase family protein: MKKRILITGGAGFIGSHLCKRLLDEGNEVISLDNYFTGSKENIAPLLSNPYFEAIRHDVTMPYFIEVDEIYNLACPASPIHYQFNAIKTVKTSVMGAINMLGLAKRLNIKILQASTSEVYGDPIVHPQTESYWGNVNPIGIRSCYDEGKRCAETLFMDYHRMNHVKIKIIRIFNTYGPNMHPNDGRVVSNFIIQALNNQDITLYGDGSQTRSFQYVDDLVEGMIKMMGSTSDTIGPINMGNPNEFSIRELAEKVIELTGSKSKIIFQPLPSDDPKQRKPDIDLAKSKLNWEPKIQLEEGLKKTIAYFKSLS
- a CDS encoding endonuclease/exonuclease/phosphatase family protein, which gives rise to MTNHSIPKPLRIRASLGKVAAVLLMVVTSLSFLALYVSPETCVFFQWIGVVLPMLLFCNLFVLVIAWYKRSWYSICPIIAILANFHYYPHKFQMHKPEEDYQAEIKFATYNVHEFKMIYNLSSMEQIAAYFSDNQVNTICLQEVPSDCTEADLKQIFTNMPYVITTGGLGSHFQLAILSKYPLDSIATVSFPERPNCALLADIKVNNEKIRIGNFHLQTTNWNQVKGTLLYQEDTRHSWTDALGTISNNFKFRGRQVDSLRRILDRSPYPLVVSGDFNNTPVSYGYKTIKGDLEDAYLEAGNGYGYTYRYFMKLYRIDFVLYSGIRLRAKNYRTGDIDFSDHSPVLVDMAIN
- a CDS encoding DNA-binding response regulator, coding for MEIKILIIEDEMIIARFIEQHFYAFYQNIEINIALSVEEVDNYMREQQPDLVLCDIQLQDDCDGIDLMVKYKAEKQFSLIFITSYDSKHCIDRTIAVNAENYIIKPLNESRLYAGTHIAIQRIAQDKRNRKISPNLSELTSAEIQVLKLIANRYTTKHIADKLCLSPYTIKNTRHRICRKLSLEEENNALLTWAIEHQHMLEN